A window of Dehalococcoidia bacterium contains these coding sequences:
- a CDS encoding type II/IV secretion system ATPase subunit, producing MGSGLPFSGENVVDDHTKGECLLLKMLPKPLIERAQASPHLMDYLHMIPIATAGVPEFHPEITRKLGEIAHPNIIYPVDEHVFVHIYPDVEDPRNYYITIEPPVGLDIDELLKEVERRLLDYVDILAEAETNEEKAQALALAVEMSCEVKGSIKGGNGQRQPKQKLAVFSRTTSKEGKVPVTPRELETLKYVVLRDKIGMGALDPLIKDSNIEDISCSGLGPVFVEHKVFKGLKSSIVFTAHEELDDFVLRLSENIKKPVTYKHPIVDAALPDGSRINIVYGGEVSKRGSNFTIRKFSEVPISILELVNFDTLDYKMAAYLAMVVGDGMNLWVSGETASGKTTLLNALTTFIRSDAKIVTIEDTPELQVPHINWVREVVRMSGDTTQGASVDMFGLLKAALRQRPNAILVGEIRGEEGAVAFQAMQTGHQVMSTFHAATVEKLIQRVTGNPINVPKPYIDNLNVVVVCSAVRLPNGKVGRRILSINEIIGYDLSSDSFSFVEVFRWNPAEDSFEFTGNMNSYLLENRVAPRRGLTSKDKRHIYTELEKKASVLEKLSHQGATNFYDLYQLLAKAGREGLF from the coding sequence ATGGGCAGTGGCCTTCCGTTCTCCGGAGAGAATGTGGTCGACGACCACACGAAAGGGGAGTGTCTACTACTGAAGATGCTCCCCAAGCCGCTGATCGAGCGGGCACAGGCGTCGCCCCATCTGATGGACTACCTCCACATGATCCCGATCGCCACCGCCGGTGTCCCTGAGTTCCACCCCGAAATCACGCGCAAGCTGGGCGAGATAGCCCACCCCAACATCATCTACCCCGTTGATGAGCACGTCTTTGTGCACATCTACCCCGACGTGGAGGACCCCCGCAACTACTACATCACCATCGAGCCTCCCGTCGGCCTCGACATCGATGAGCTCTTGAAGGAGGTCGAGCGGCGGCTGCTGGACTACGTCGACATCCTCGCCGAGGCAGAGACAAACGAGGAGAAGGCGCAGGCCCTGGCGCTGGCAGTGGAGATGTCGTGCGAAGTCAAGGGTTCGATCAAAGGGGGCAACGGGCAGCGGCAGCCCAAGCAGAAACTGGCCGTGTTCTCCCGCACTACGAGCAAAGAGGGGAAGGTACCGGTCACGCCGAGGGAACTGGAGACGCTCAAGTACGTGGTCCTCCGCGACAAGATCGGCATGGGCGCCCTCGACCCCCTGATCAAGGACAGCAACATAGAGGACATAAGCTGCAGCGGCCTCGGCCCCGTCTTCGTGGAGCACAAGGTGTTCAAAGGACTCAAGAGCAGCATCGTCTTCACCGCTCACGAGGAGCTCGACGACTTTGTCCTCAGGCTCTCCGAGAACATCAAGAAGCCGGTTACTTACAAGCACCCCATCGTCGACGCCGCCTTGCCGGACGGCTCTCGTATCAACATCGTTTACGGCGGCGAGGTCTCGAAGAGAGGGAGCAACTTCACCATCCGCAAGTTCTCGGAGGTGCCCATAAGCATACTCGAGCTGGTGAACTTTGACACCCTCGATTACAAGATGGCCGCTTATCTGGCGATGGTGGTGGGAGACGGAATGAACCTCTGGGTCTCGGGGGAGACGGCCTCCGGAAAGACGACGCTCCTAAACGCGCTGACCACGTTCATCCGCTCCGACGCCAAAATCGTCACCATCGAAGACACGCCGGAGCTCCAGGTGCCGCACATCAACTGGGTGCGCGAGGTGGTGAGAATGTCCGGCGACACGACCCAGGGGGCATCCGTGGATATGTTCGGGCTGCTCAAGGCGGCCCTCCGCCAGCGCCCCAACGCCATCCTTGTGGGCGAGATCCGCGGCGAAGAGGGAGCGGTAGCCTTCCAGGCGATGCAAACGGGCCACCAGGTGATGTCGACTTTCCACGCGGCGACGGTGGAGAAGCTGATCCAGCGTGTCACGGGAAACCCTATCAACGTGCCCAAGCCCTACATTGACAACCTGAACGTCGTCGTCGTCTGCAGCGCCGTGCGGCTGCCCAACGGAAAGGTCGGACGCCGCATACTGAGCATCAACGAAATCATTGGCTACGACCTCTCATCCGACTCCTTCTCCTTCGTCGAGGTCTTTCGCTGGAATCCCGCCGAGGACTCGTTCGAGTTCACCGGCAACATGAACAGCTACCTGCTGGAGAACCGTGTCGCGCCTCGCAGGGGGCTGACGTCGAAGGACAAACGGCACATATACACAGAACTGGAGAAGAAGGCCTCGGTGCTCGAGAAGCTTTCGCACCAGGGGGCCACGAACTTCTATGATCTCTATCAACTTCTGGCAAAAGCGGGGCGCGAGGGACTCTTCTAG
- a CDS encoding ATPase domain-containing protein has protein sequence MEPAKSGEIKRIVTTGNPEVDKKIGGGIPEGSLSLVEGQSDAGKSVLVQQLTYGALTEGFRVVYYTTENTTRSLLRQMDSLSMSVTDHFLLGKLNVYPVPSALTPEQSADVFTRLIEHIARHHNYDIAIMDSLTPFVSNLPEGDTLSFFTNCKQICDRNKTVFITLHSYAFDESMFIRIRSICDAHLRLRTEEVGEQLVKVLQVAKIRGAEKTTGNVVSFDVEPGLGMRIVPITKAKA, from the coding sequence ATGGAACCGGCCAAGAGCGGAGAAATCAAAAGGATCGTCACCACCGGGAATCCGGAGGTCGACAAGAAAATCGGGGGCGGCATCCCTGAAGGCTCGCTCTCGCTTGTGGAGGGCCAGTCCGACGCCGGCAAGAGCGTCCTCGTGCAACAGCTCACCTACGGCGCCCTCACGGAAGGCTTCCGCGTTGTGTACTACACAACGGAAAACACGACGCGCAGCCTCCTGCGACAGATGGACAGCCTCAGCATGAGCGTGACCGACCATTTCCTGCTCGGCAAGCTCAACGTCTACCCCGTCCCCTCGGCGCTTACGCCCGAACAATCGGCAGACGTGTTCACGCGGCTCATCGAGCACATAGCCCGCCACCACAACTACGACATCGCCATAATGGACTCTCTCACACCGTTTGTGTCTAACCTGCCTGAGGGCGACACGCTCTCGTTCTTCACAAACTGCAAGCAGATCTGCGATCGAAACAAGACGGTATTCATCACGCTGCACTCCTACGCATTCGACGAGTCGATGTTCATACGCATCCGCTCCATCTGCGACGCCCATTTGCGGCTTCGCACGGAAGAGGTAGGCGAGCAGCTTGTGAAGGTGCTTCAGGTGGCGAAGATCCGCGGCGCGGAGAAGACGACCGGCAACGTCGTGAGCTTTGACGTGGAGCCGGGCCTGGGCATGAGGATTGTCCCCATAACAAAAGCAAAGGCTTGA